The sequence AACAAAAATGAATTTGtttcaaaatagaaataaatacatttttgtcctcaaaattctacacataataccccataatgacaatgtgaaaagtttgttTATCAATTgcaacgtttaaaaaaaataactttttcacattgtcttctttggggtattgtgtgtagaattttggggACAAAAGCaaatttattccaaaatggaaaaaaataacttttgttctcaaaattctacacactatttttctataatgacaatgtggaaagggtttttgtttaatttgcaacattaaaaaaaaaaacatttttcacattatcttctttggggtattgtgtgtagaactttgaggacaaaaatacatTACTtccaaaatggaagaaaaaaaatccatCACTTAAACCTCCAGGGCCCCCTCAGGCAAATTGAGTCTAGAGGTTTgggaacaaacattttttttttcctaaatggaATAAAtcaatttttgttctcaaaattctacacataataccccataatgacaatgtgaaaagtttgtttataaattgcaacgtttaaaaaaaagaaaaaactttttcacattgtcttctttggagtattgtgtgtagaattttggggaccaaaaaaaattattccagaatgaaataaattatttttttccctcaaaattctacacacaatatccctattatgacaatgtgaaaagtttttttttgttttgtttttactttttcacattgtcttctatggggtattgtgtgtagaattttgaggacaaaaaacattaattccaaaatggaaaaaaattccaTCACTTACACCTCCACGGCCCCCTCAGGCAAATTGAgtgtaaaattttgaggacaaaaattaatttattccagaaaagaattaatacatttttgtcctaaaaattctacacacaatacaccataatgacaatgtgaaaagtgttttttatttttttatttagaatatTTAGAGAGTAGAATTTTGAGTACAAAAATGACTTTGGTCCAAAACTGAATCATTTCCACCACTTACACTTTCAGGGGTTCTTCAGGTAAATTGattttgagacccctgctttaaggcTTTTCAATGCTTGGTTTATTTTGGGTACAGTAAGAGAGCATAAAATTGCTTTAAGAATTTTTATGTAATTTTGTAAtaaattcatgtttgtcctcaaaattctgcacacaataccccaataatgacaatgtgaaaagttttttttttgtaatttgcaaCATTTGGAAACATTGTCTTCTTTGGGGTATTTATTGTGTGTTGAATtatgaggacaaaaataaatgtattccaaaatggaaaaaagttCCATCACTTTACACCTCCAGGGCCCCCTGAGGTAAATTGAGTGTAGAATTTTGGGAACAAAAATGAAtttgttccaaaatggaataattacatttttgtcctcaaaattctacacataataccccataatttataatgacaatgtgaaaagtttttttttgtgtgctaattttgttaaattctaaaaatcatgatttatatatgctatattagcatgctaatgttttatgctaactttttttgccacTCATATATgttcaaatctaaaaaaaattaaaaattctagctttttttgtgtgctaattttgtgttaaattttaaaaaattcatgATTTATGTatgctatattagcatgctaatgttttatgctaacttttttttgccgatCATATATGTTCAAATCTAAAAAAATgttctagctttttttttttgtgctaattttgttaaattctaaaaCTCATGATTTATGTAtgctacattagcatgctaatgttttatgctaactttttttgccgATCATATATGGtcaaatctaaaaaataaaaaaaaattgtagcttttttttgtgctaaaaatcatgatttatgTACTCTATATTAACATGCCaatgttttatgctaacttttttttgccgatCATATATGTtcaaatctaaaaaaataatgttctagctttttttttgtgtgtgtgctaattttgttaaattctaaaaatcatgatttatgtatgctatattagcatgctaatgttttatgctaacttttttttgccgcTCATATATGTTcaaatctaaaaaaattaaaaaaattctagcttttttttgtgtgctaattttgtgttaaattaaaaaaatcatgatttatgtatgctatattagcatgctaatgttttatgctaactttttttgccgATCATATATgttcaaatctaaaaaaaaaatgtctagctttttttgtgtgctaattcTGTTAGCCAAAAAATCATGATTTATGTatgctatattagcatgctaatgttttatgctaactttttttgccacTCATATATgttcaaatctaaaaaaaattaaaaattctagctttttttgtgtgctaattttgtgttaaatttaaaaaaaatcatgatttatgtatgctatattagcatgctaatgttttatgctaacttttttttgccgatCATATATgttcaaatctaaaaaaaataatgttctagcttttttttgtgtgtgtgctaattttgttaaattctaaaaatcatgatttatgtatgctatattagcatgctaatgttttatgctaactttttttttgccactccTATATGTTcaaatctaaaaaaattaaaaaattctagctttttttgtgtgctaattttgtgttaaataaaaaaaaaatcatgatttaggtatgctatattagcatgctaatgttttatgctaacttttttttgctgatCATATATGTtcaaatctaaaaaaataatgttctagcttttttttgtgtgtgtgctaattttgttaaattctaaaaatcatgatttatgtatgctatattagcatgctaatgttttatgctaactttttttttgccactccTATATGTTcaaatctaaaaaaattaaaaaattctagctttttttgtgtgctaattttgtgttaaataaaaaaaaatcatgatttaggtatgctatattagcatgctaatgttttatgctaacttttttttgccgatCATATATGTTCAAATCTAAAAAAATGTTctagcttttttttgtgtgtgctaatTTTGATAAAttctaaaaatcatgatttatgtatgctacattagcatgctaatgttttatgataaCTTTTTTTGCCGATCATATGGtcaaatctaaaaaataaaaaaaaattgtagcttttttttgtgctaaaaatcatgatttatgTACTCTATATTAACATGCCAaagttttatgctaacttttttttgccgatCATATATGTtcaaatctaaaaaaataatgttctagcttttttttgtgtgtgtgctaattttgttaaattctaaaaatcatgatttatgtatgctatattagcatgctaatgttttatgctaacttttttttgccgcTCATATATgttcaaatctaaaaaaaatttaaaaattctagcttttttttgtgtgctaattttgttaaattctaaaaatcatgatttatgtatgctatattagcatgctaatgttttatgctaacttttttttgccgcTCATATATgttcaaatctaaaaaaaatttaaaaattctagcttttttttgtgtgctaattttgttaaattctaaaaaatcatgatttatgtatgctatattagcatgctaatgttttatgctaacttttttttgccgcTCATATATGTTCAAatctaaaaaattttaaaaaattctagcttttttttgtgtgctaattttgtattaaatttaaaaaatcatgatttatgtatgctatattagcatgctaatgttttatgctaacttttttttgccgatCATATATGTTCAAATCTAAAAAAATGTTctagcttttttttgtgtgtgctaatTTTGATAAAttctaaaaatcatgatttatgtatgctgtattagcatgctaatgttttatgctaacttttttttgccgcTCATATATgttcaaatctaaaaaaaattaaaaattctagctttttttgtgctaattttgttaaattctaaaaATCCTGATTTATGTatgctatattagcatgctaatgttttatgttaactttttttgctGATCATATATgttcaaatctaaaaaaaaaaatgtctagctttttttgtgtgctaattcTGTTAgccaaaaaaatcatgatttatgtatgctatattagcatgctaatgttttatgctaacttttttttgccgcTCATATATgttcaaatctaaaaaaaatttaaaaattctagcttttttttgtgtgctaattttgttaaattctaaaaaatcatgatttatgtatgctatattagcatgctaatgttttatgctaacttttttttgccgcTCATATATGTTCAAatctaaaaaattttaaaaaattctagcttttttttgtgtgctaattttgtattaaatttaaaaaatcatgatttatgtatgctatattagcatgctaatgttttatgctaacttttttttgccgatCATATATGTTCAAATCTAAAAAAATGTTctagcttttttttgtgtgtgctaatTTTGATAAAttctaaaaatcatgatttatgtatgctgtattagcatgctaatgttttatgctaacttttttttgccgcTCATATATgttcaaatctaaaaaaaattaaaaattctagctttttttgtgctaattttgttaaattctaaaaATCCTGATTTATGTatgctatattagcatgctaatgttttatgttaactttttttgctGATCATATATgttcaaatctaaaaaaaaaatgtctagctttttttgtgtgctaattcTGTTAgccaaaaaaatcatgatttatgtatgctatattagcatgctaatgttttatgctaacttttttttgccgatCATATATgttcaaatctaaaaaaaaacaaaaaaaacatgtctgtTCGAATGTGAATGGTACCTGAGTCGGCGCGTTTCCATGACGACGAGTCCGACCAAAGTCTTTTGTGTCTCGGCAGCCTTCGCCGGCCTGCCGGGCCTCATGGAGAACCTGTCCGAGAACTACAAGTACTGGAAGACCTTGGACGACATGAAGTGCAAGAGCCTTCGTCCGCCGCCGCAATCTTGACACTTCCTGTCAGAGGGCGGGCGGAAGTGGGCGGAGCCAACACGGCTGCCATTGGAGTCCGCATCAGACTCATAGTTTTTTATTCTGCCTTTTTTTTTCCCTGCCATGGTGATTGACGTGAGATGGTCGATGTCTGCCCTCTAGCGGGGGAATGGAGTACTGCGCCCTTTTTTGGGAGGTTTTTATTTAGTCCCACCACACAATGATGGCACAGGAAATaaaatgttcacttcctgttgacccaatacttttgtccaaataCTCTTTACTTTGCTGTCTTTCTCCGACATGGTCACAGTCCTCCGGTCTGCTCCAGTCTGTGGAACAGGTCTAGACTGCGAAGGCGGGACTGCTTCTCGCCGTTCTTCCACAGGATGATCTGGTGGTCTGCGGAGCATGTGACCAGACCTTTGTCCTGGAAGGCCACGAACATCTGGGAAGACCACGGACACAACGTGAGCTAAGATACCCATCTGGTATCGGTACccgatattggtccgatatcagccccccaccaaaaaaaaaaacaagtatcgaatGATATcacatgtccgatacaagcaatcTGGTTAACAAGTAAATAAacactattttagtcaagtcgatACGATACGATATCAACATGTATCACACATACTTGTATGATCTTATAGTGTGGAATTGTAAACAAACACTAAGCTATTTATTGTTAAtgaacttatgctgtctttaagttgaagcgaATTAGTCTTTGGTGACACCCAAATGAAGTTAAGCTCGCTcggatgatgcggacacatttgttactggatactttctaataggcTTCTGCCTTGTAGACTTTGCAACTATgactaggggtgtcccgatctggTATCGGTATCCAATATCGGTTTGATATCAGCCCCttcttccccccccaaaaaaaaaacaattatcgaATGATATcacatgtccgatacaagcagtctggttaacatgtaaataaacactattttagtcaagtcattgatACGATATCATCTGATACGATATCAACATGTATCACACATACTTGTATGACTTTATAGTGTAGAATTGTAaacaaacactaacctatttattattaatgaacttatgctgtctttaagttgaagtgaatTTGTCTTTGGTGACACTCAAATGAAGTTAAGCGCGCTcagatgatgcggacacgtttgttactgcatactttctaacacgcttctgccttgtagactttgtatgtgtaagtaatatgcaactatgactAGGGGTGTCTCCATCTGGTATCGGTATCCcatattggtccgatatcagccccccccccccccaaaaaaaacaaatatccaATGATATCACTTGTCCGATACAACCAGTCTGGTTAACATGTAAATAAacactattttagtcaagtcattgatACGATATCATCTGATATCAACATGTATCATACAAGTATGTGTGATACATGTTATAGTGTAGAATTGTAAACAAACACTAACCTATTCATATAATCATTCATCAACAATATCGCAGAAAGTCTAAACAAGTGTCAAAGTAGTGGCCGATGCCGACACGAATCTGATATGATATCAACATGTATCACACATACTAGTATGACTTTATAGTGTAGCATTGTAAACAAACACTAACCTATTCATTATTAAtgaacttatgctgtctttaagttgaagtgaatTTGTCTTTGGTGAAACCCGGTGGTCACAATGATATCATGAAGCTGAGCTCGCTcagatgatgcggacacatttgttactggatactttctaatagacTTCTGCCTTGTAGACTTTGCAACTATgactaggggtgtcccgatatggTATCGGTATCcaatattggtccgatatcaggcccccaacccccaaaaaaaaaaaaagtatcgaaTGATATCacttgtccgatacaagcagtctggttaacatgtaaataaacactattttagtcaagtcattgatACGATATCATCTGATATGATACCAACATGTGTGATACATGTTATAGTGTAGAATTGTAAACAATAACCTATTCATTATTAAtgaacttatgctgtctttaggtCGAAGTGAATATGTCTTTGGTGACACCCAGTGGTCACAATGATTCATGAAGTTGAGCTCGCTCAGattatgcggacacgtttgttactggatactttctaatacacttttgccttgtagactttgtatgtgtaagtaatatgcaactatgactAGGGGTGTCCCCATCTGGTATCGGTATCCAATATTGGTCCAATATcagccccccccccaaaaaaaataaaatatcgaATGATATCacttgtccgatacaagcagtctggttaacatgtaaataaacactattttagtcaagtcattgatACGATATCAACATGTatcacacatatgcaactatgacTAGGAGTGTCCCGATCTGGTATCGGTATCCAATATCGGCCCGATATCTtatattagtatgctaacgttagcatgttagcattttttgctagctttttagctagtattgtatgtttacacctaaagtGCATTTTGATACTCCCTGATCAAACCTTCTCcgacactacaaaataaaagtatgtactaatccgtgccgacaccgtatcgAAGTGATATCGGCCAATACTCGGAAGTGatgaagttgtatcgggacaccctatAGTGTGCGTTCAGTTGGCTCAGACCTGGACTGCGCCGGAGTGTCCGATCAGGTCGCCCGTCAGCTCCAAGGTTCTGAGGGCGGGGACCTCGGCGGTCTTGTTGGACGGGGGACAGGTCTGTCTGCTGGACCGGCTGAAGTTCCACATGCCCAAGAAGCCTGCATGACACACAGGGAGcagttttaatgttgtcattatggtggtacttgttggatacttaggtctactacactactgtattttaatgttgtcattatggtggtacttgttgaatacttaggtctactgtattttaatgttgtcattatggtggtacttaatgaatacttaggtctactacactactgtattttaatgttgtcattatggtggtacttgttgaatacttaggtctactacactactgtattttaatgttgtcattatggtggtacttaatgaatacttaggtctactacactactgtatttaatgttgtcattatggtggtacttgatgaatacttaggtctactacactactgtatttaatgttgtcattatggtggtacttgatgaatacttaggtctactacactactgtattttaatgttgtcattatggtggtacttaatgaatacttaggtctactacactactgtattttaatgttgtcattatggtggtacttaatgaatacttaggtctactacactactgtattttaatgttgtcattatggtggtacttaatgaatacttaggtctactacactactgtattttaatgttgtcattatggtggtacttgatgaatacttaggtctactacactactgtattttaatgttgtcattatggtggtacttgatgaatacttaggtctactacactactgtattttaatgttgtcattatggtggtacttgatgaatacttaggtctactacactactgtattttaatgttgtcattatggtggtacttgttgaatacttaggtctactacactactgtattttaatgttgtcattatggtggtacttgttgaatacttaggtctactacactactgtattttaatgttgtcattatggtggtacttgatgaatacttaggtctactacgctactgtgggTCACTAGAAGCAGATGTTGGACTCACCAGGAGACGCAGGTTCTCCAGCCAGAGGCAGGTCTTGGATCTCCCACATCCTGACGCTGCCGTCCTCGGAGCAGGACATGATCTCACTGAAAGGAAGCGCGGGTTCAAGTCCAGAACTGGAGAAGTGGGTCGGGCGTGCGACGTGCTCACCTGTCGGAGAGCAAGGCGGCGTGCAGCACGTCGGAGTCGTGGGCGCACTTCCTGTACGCCACCGCCGCCCTGCTGAGGACGCTGAACACGTAGAGGCCGCTGCCCACCGCCGCCAGGATGAGCTGGGGAGGGGGGGCATAGGGGGAGGGTCAGACCGCCGTGCCTAATCAAGTGACTGCCGAGCAGCTCGCTCACGTTCCCGTTGGAGGCGAGGTGCTGGACCGACATCTCGCTGGCCTTGGCCCCGCCTATTTGGATCTGCGTGGCCGTGGGAGGCTCCTCCCACAGGATGTGCTGGTAGGCCACCACGGTCCAGTCCGCCGCGTCCCAGACCATCAGCTCGCCGGCGTGGGAGCCGCTGGCGAAGAGCtcgtctggggggggggggggggggggggggggacgaagTAAGCCCCGCCCACATGCCGACCACCTGACTTGACTTGACTCACCATTGACGTTGACCAGAGCTCGGATCTGGTCCTGGTGGTCCGCCAGGCAGCGGACCTCCGCCAGCGAGAGAGAGTCGCCGCACGCCGTCAGCTGGTAGACCACTGAGGAGGACATCAACTCTTactttgacttctttttacacttacaatattttattataaCCGCTAGTAGACCACTGAGGAGGACATCAATCCTTactttgacttctttttacacttacaatattttattataaCAGCTGGTAGACCACTGAGGAGGACATCAACTCTTactttgacttctttttacacttacaatattttattataaCAGCTGGTAGACCACTGAGGAGGACATCAACTCTTactttgacttctttttacacttacaatattttattataaCAGCTGGTAGACCACTGAGGAGGACATCAACTCTTactttgacttctttttacacttacaatattttattataaCAGCTGGTAGACCACTGAGGAGGACATAAATTCTTactttgacttctttttacacttagaaTATTTTATTATAACAGCTGGTAGACCACTGAGGAGGACATCAACTCTTactttgacttctttttacacttagaaTATTTTATTATAACAGCTGGTAGACCACTGAGGAGGACATCAACTCTTactttgacttctttttacacttaaaatattttattataaccGCTAGTAGACCACTGAGGAGGACATCAACTCTTactttgacttctttttacacttacaatattttattataaCAGCTGGTAGACCACTGAGGAGGACATCAACTCTTactttgacttctttttacacttacaatattttattataaCAGCTGGTAGACCACTGAGGAGGACATCAACTCTTactttgacttctttttacacttacaatattttattataaCAGCTGGTAGACCACTGAGGAGGACATCAATTCTTactttgacttctttttacacttaaaatattttattataacatcatatttttacacttttataataaaatattgtttaaaaacaacttaacatacaagtgtaaaaatatgttataataaaatattgtttaaaacaacttaatatacaagtgtaaaaatatgttataataaaatattctttaaaacaacttaacatattagtgtaaaaatatgttataataaaatattgtttaaaaacaacttaTAAACATACTAGTGTAAAAATATGTTATAATaaaattttgtttaaaaacaacTTATTAACATACAAGCGTAAAAATATGATGttataataaaatattgtttaaaaacaacttaTTAATATACATCAGGTTTTTACACTTGTATATTAAGttgttttaaacaatattttattataacatcatatttttacacttgttatactaaaatattgtttaaaaaccaCTTATAAACATACTAGTGTAAAAATATGttataataaaatgttgtttaaaaACAACTTATTAACATacaagtgtgaaaatatgatgttataataaaatattgtttaaaacaacttaacatattagtgtaaaaatatgttataataaaatattgtttaaaaacaacttaTTAATATACatcatatttttacacttgtatattaagttgttttaaacaatattttattaaaacatatttttacacttgttataataaaatattgtttaaaaacaacttaTAAACATACTAGTGTAAAAATATGTTATAATaaaattttgtttaaaaacaacttattaacatacaagtgtaaaaatatgatgttataataaaatattgtttaaaaacaacttaATATAGATcagatttttacacttgtatattaagttgttttaaacaatatttttattataacatcatatttttacacttgttataataaaatattgtttaaaaacaacttaTATACATACTAgtgtaaaaatatattataataacatTTTGTTTAAAACAACTTATtaacatacaagtgtaaaaatatgatacaataaaatattgtttaaaaacaacttaTTAATATACATcagatttttacacttgtatattACCGTAAGttgttttaaacaatattttattaCAACATCATATTTTTACACTAGTATGTTAAGTTGTTTTAAAGAATATTTTATTATAACATCATATTTTTACACTAGTATGTTAATAAGTTGTTTTAAAGAATATTTTATTACATCATATTTTTACACTAGTATGTTAATAAGTTGTTTTAAAGAATATTTTATTATAACATCATATTTTTACACTAGTATGTTAATAAGTTGTTTTAAAGAATATTTTATTACAACATCATATTTTTACACTAGTATGTTAATAAGTTGTTTTAAAGAATATTTTATTATAACATCATATTTTTACACTAGTATGTTAATAAGTTGTTTTAAAGAATATTTTATTACAACATCATATTTTTACACTAGTATGTTAATAAGTTGTTTTAAAGAATATTTTATTATAACATCATATTTTTACACTAGTATGTTAATAAGTTGTTTTAAAGAATATTTTATTATAACATCATATTTTTACACTAGTATGTTAATAAGTTGTTTTAAAGAATATTTTATTACATCATATTTTTACACTAGTATGTTAATAAGTTGTTTTAAAGAATATTTTATTATAACATCATATTTTTACACTAGTATGTTAATAAGTTGTTTTAAAGAATATTTTATTACAACATCATATTTTTACACTAGTATGTTAATAAGTTGTTTTAAAGAATATTTTATTATAACATCATATTTTTACACTAGTATGTTAATAAGTTGTTTTAAAGAATATTTTATTACAACATCATATTTTTACACTAGTATGTTAATAAGTTGTTTTAAAGAATATTTTATTATAACA is a genomic window of Nerophis lumbriciformis linkage group LG11, RoL_Nlum_v2.1, whole genome shotgun sequence containing:
- the wdr41 gene encoding WD repeat-containing protein 41 — encoded protein: MLRWIFGGRDAQSSVEKSGALCIGEEQPKNCFTELQVLRGHFDIVRFLVQIDDFRCASAGDDGLVLVWNVETGERLQELRGHSQQITAIAVFRRRDELTAHTCLITASSDRSVSLWDPDTGNRVQTVLDLQSSVKCLLVLERLGVWLSGGEELCGWSQDFRLQCHVDKHSDTGISALIQLPKNCVAAAIDKTIVVYQLTACGDSLSLAEVRCLADHQDQIRALVNVNDELFASGSHAGELMVWDAADWTVVAYQHILWEEPPTATQIQIGGAKASEMSVQHLASNGNLILAAVGSGLYVFSVLSRAAVAYRKCAHDSDVLHAALLSDSEIMSCSEDGSVRMWEIQDLPLAGEPASPGFLGMWNFSRSSRQTCPPSNKTAEVPALRTLELTGDLIGHSGAVQMFVAFQDKGLVTCSADHQIILWKNGEKQSRLRSLDLFHRLEQTGGL